The window CCCGAAATGCTTCTCGACCTTCTGGGCGAGCACGATCGGGGCGCCCGCAGCGAGGTGATCGGGGTCGGTTGTCCGGACCTTGGGGAGGATGTTGGTCATCGCCCCGCTCCTCAGCGCCGCGCCGGCGCGGCGACGCCGCGGGCGTAATAGGCCTCGATCCGCCCCTGGATCAGGCTGAGGATGGTGACGACGACCAGGTACCAGATCGCGGCGACGATCAGCAGCTCGATGACGCGCGAATTGGCGTAGTAGATGTTCTGTGCGCTGTGCAGGATCTCGGCGAACTGGATGACGCTCGCCAGCGAGGTGAGTTTCACCATGCCGATGAACTCGTTGCCGATGGGCGGCACGATCACCCGCATGGCCTGCGGCATGATGATCCGCCGCAACAGTTTGAGCCGGGTCATGCCCAGGGTCTGCGCCGCCTCATACTGACCGTTGTCGACAGAGAGCAGGCCAGCGCGCACCACCTCGGCGGTGAAGGCGCCCTGCTGGATGCCGAGGCCGAGCAGTGCCGCGACGAAGGGCGTCATCACGTCAACGGTCTTGAAGGAGAACAGGCCGGGTATGCCGATCGTCGGAAAGACCAGCGCGAGGTTGAACCAGAGCAGCAGTTGCAGCAGCGCCGGCACGGCCCGGAAGAACCAGATGTAGCCGACCGCCGTCATCGAGAGCACGGGATTGGTCGAGAGCCGCATCACCGCGAAGACGACGCCGAGCGTGATGCCGAGCAGCATCGCCAGAATCGCCATGACGATCGTGTTGACGAGGCCTTTCATGATGGCTTCGACGGTCAGGAACTCGGCGACGTAGTCCCACTCGATCTGCCCGACCGCGAAGGCGCGCACGATCGCCGCCAAGGCGAGGCAGACTGCGGCAGCGCCGATGAGCCGCCCGAAATGCCGGCGAGGAACGATAGTGAGATCGTCGGTTTCAGCGATCATCTTGCCTCGATGGCTGGAGGTCGTTGGGACAGGCGATGGGCAGGCGAAAAGCGCCGCCTCGGGTGCGGGTCTCAGGCGCAGTCAGCGGGCTGCTCCGAAAGGGCCGCTGCCAAGGGGCGACCCCTTGGGACTGACGTCACTGGCCGGCGTCGATCGTGGGCTCGGAGAGGCTCTGCCGTTCGAGGCCGAATTTCTTTAGCGCCTGCTGGTAGCTGCCGTTCTTCATGACCACAGCGGTCGCCTTGGCGACGGCGTCACGCAGGTCGCTGTTCTTTTTCTCGAAGGCGAGGCCGAACAGCGTCTTGTTCAGCGGCTCTCCGATGAAGGCATAGGTGTTCGGCTCATCCGCCATCAGATAAGCCACATATTCCGGACCGAGCACGGCGGCATCGAGCCTGCCCTGCTTGAGTTCCAGCCGGGTCGCCGTGGCTCCGGCTGTGCCGTTCACAGTGATCGCGGGCTTGCCGGCGCCGGCGCAGTTCTTCTCGCTCCAGGCTGCGGTGACCGGCATGTAGCTGGTGGTGCGCGGGGCGCCGACCGTCTTTCCGCAGAGATCGGCATTGCTCTTCAGCTCACCCGCCTTGGCCGACAGGGCAAAGGGCTGCGCGCCGGTGGCGAGATAGTCGACGAAGGTGAGCTTGTCGCGGCGCGAGGGCAGATCACTGATCGCGGTGCCGATCATGTCGATGCGGCCGGTTGTCAGCGATGTCATGAGCTGCTCGAAGCTCATTTCCTCCCACTTGACCGAGACACCGAGCTCCTTGGCGATCGCGTTGACGAGCTCGACGTTGAAACCGATGCGCTCGTTGGTCTTCGGATCCTTGTAGGCCATGGGCGGATAGGTGGTCTCGATGCCGACCACGATATGCCCGGCCGATTTGAGGGCGGCTGGCAGCGGGATGCCGCTGCCTTGCTGGGCAGAGGCCGGTGCTGCGGCCGCAAGGCCGAGCGCCAATGTGAATGCGGCTGCCGGAAGATGCCGTCCGGCTGGAAAACTAGCGGTCATTGTTGTTCCCCGTTTTGTCGGCTGGCGAGATCGCAGGCCCGGAAAGGCATTGCACTCGGCAGGCGGACGCCGTTTGATCGGCGTTGCAGCGATCTTAGCGGGGGTGTTCCGGAACGGGGCGGCAGCGCGCTATGATTTATTTCCGGGCGCTATTCGGTGCGCTTATACGCGCTGCGGTAGGTCCTAAGGGGACATACGCCGCAGAGTAAGGGAAGCAGGAGGCCCCCTGCTCACCGCTACCTTCAATTCATCGAAGTTATGGCAGAGCCGAAAAACTGATAGCCGGCCGAATTGTCTGCGTGGCCGCTGTGGTGTCTCTGAACTCGTCGCACGTCGACCAAAGGGGACACCATGAAATTTGTCTTGAAGGCGGCCCTCGCCGGGGCCGCCATTGCACTGGCCTCCGGAGCTCAGGCGCAGACCTTGAAGACTGTGAAGGCGCGCGGTGTGCTGAACTGCGGCATCGGCACCGGGCTCGCCGGCTTTGGCCTCGCCGATGCCAGCGGCACCTGGCGCGGCGTCAATATCGAGTTCTGCAACTCGCTGGCGGCTGCAATCTTCAGCGATCCGGCAAAGGTGAAATTCGTCTCCCTGTCATCGAAGGACCGCTTCACGGCGCTGCAGGCCGGGGAAAGCGATCTGGTCTCGGCGACGACGACATGGACCATGTCGCGGGATGTCCAGGTCGGTCTCAACTTCCGCCCGATCTTCTACTATGACGGTCAGGGCTTCATGGTGAAGAAGTCGACCGGCATCAAATCCGCGAAGGAGCTCAGCGGCGCCTCGATCTGCATCCAGCAGGGCACGACCACGGAGCTGAACACCGCTGACTACTTCCGCAAGAACAACATGAAGTTCGAGCCGGTGACCTTCGCCACCAACAACGAGGCGACGGAGGCCTACGAAGCAGGTCGCTGCGACGCCTTCACCACCGACCAGTCCGGCCTCTACTCCGAGCGACTGCGCTTCAAGGACGCGTCGGAGCACGTCGTACTGCCGGAGACGATTTCCAAGGAGCCGCTGGGCTATGCCGTGCGCCATGGCGACGATCAGTGGTTCGATATCGTCAGCTGGGCCCAGTACGCCCTTGTGACGGCCGAGGAACTCGGAATCACCAAGACCAATATCGACGAGATGCGCGATAAGTCGGACAATCCCGATGTCCGGCGCCTGCTCGGCAAGGAGGGCGCGTTTGGTCAGTCGCTCGGCCTCGACAACGACTGGGCTTATCGCATCATCAAGACGGCGGGAAATTACGCCGAGATTTTCGATCGCAATCTCGGCCAGCAGTCGCCACTCAAGATCGCGCGCGGTCAGAACGCGCTCTGGATGAACGGCGGCCTGCAGTACGCGCCGCCGATCCGCTAGAGTCGCAAAAAGCGCAGCTGCCGCACTCTTCGAAGGTCGATCTTGAGCGGTCGGCTCATGTTTGCCGAGGCGGTAGCGATCTCGTGGATATGTCGGCGACGGCTCCTCCTGCATCTTCTCAGGCCTTCCAGTGGGCGCCTGCCTTGAGGCTGTGCCCATAGCTTGAGCCCGCGATGGGCGAAGCCAGCGCGACGGTGCTAGGACCCAGGCATTGGACGGTTCTCAATCAACGACGCGGTCGATCCGGCGAGGCGCGTGGTGTCGGCATGCCGGGCGCGCTCGAATGCATCGCTGACCGTGAGGGCAAGACCTGCTTCGACCCTGACCTCAAGCTCGGTGCGTGCATCTTGAAAGCGGTGCGGCCGCGGGTCGATCGCCCGCGCCATGCCGCATGGCGAGATTCTCGGTTTCGCCCCGCCATTGGTCATGCGCCGCGGCGAGACGCCGCCATCGCTGAGAAGGCTTTGCGGCAGGTGGAGGACGAGCTTGTCCGCGACAGGCGCGCGCTCGCCTGAGGTCGCGGTGATCCCTGCAGTGGACATGCAAAGAAAAGGGGCCCACCGGATCGGCGGGCCCCACAAGCTCGAGCGAAACGCCTCAGTCGCCGGCTCAGGCAGTCTCCAGTTCCTGCTTCATCTCTTCCATGTCCTGAAAGCGGTCGGCGAGGCGCGGATGAGCACGGCTGTTGTCGGCGGCGCCGATGGCGACCAGCACCTCGTCGGCGGCCGGCGCATCCGGGATCTGGAACTGGGCGGTGAGGAAGTGCGAGCGCTTGCCGGTCTCGCTCTTGTGGATCATCGGTAGCGATAGCAAGGCGCCCGGCGCGTTGCGCGTGTTGGTGAAGCTCAGATAGGCAGTGCCCTTGACGGCCTCGCGGAACATGTTGCCGAAGCGCAGCGTGTGGATCAGCGCCGAGGCGTGCTCGATCTCGCCATTGGAGCCGACAGCGGCGGCCTTGCCATAGGCCTCGACCTGTTCGGCCGGCATAACCGCGACGAGGCGCCTGGTGAGCTCCGCGCCGAGATGCGGGGCGATGCGCAGGATCTCGGGACGCAGGTTGTCGACGAAGCCCTGTCCAGCCCAGGGATTGCGCAGGACGGCCGCCACGACGACGAAGCGCACCGGCTTACCGGCGGTCTTGCCGCCCTCGATGAAGGTTTCCTCGACGAAGGTCGAGATCTTGCGCAGGCCGTAGTCCATGGCGTGTCCACCCATTGCGATTGTGAAACGGTGGTGAAACGTAGCGGCCGCGCTTCCGCTTCGTCTTCCATCGGATCGCTGGAAGAATATCGTGGAACGACCTGCGATGCGGCGTAAGGTCGGCCGCTAGGGAAGGATCAGCACGATGGCGGACCAGGCCTCGCAAATGCGCTCGCTGCGCGACGTCGCGAGCCGGATCAATTCCGGCGGTGATCTCGACACGGTGCTTCGCGACCTGATCCGAGCTGCCTGCGAGCATGGCGGCTGGGCGCTGGGCTCGATCATGGCGATCGATGCGGCGCATGGCGAGGCGCACGTCATCGTCCGGCACGACCCGACATTGCTGCGCCGGCCGCTGGAGAATCGCTGGGAGCTGGCGACGAGCCCCGCTTTGATCGCGCTCCAGCGCAACGAGCCCGTCTATATCCGTGACGCACGTGCCTCGGACGAGTTCCCGGGCTATCGCCGTGAGGCCTTCGAACGCGACTATCGCACCGTGCTCGTGCTGCCGATGAGCTGCTTCGACGCGCAAGGTCGGCCAATGGTGCTCAACGTCGTCTCGCGCGGCGTGACCGACGTGTCCGGCGACGACCTCGCCTTCATGAGCATGATCGTCCATCTCGGTGGCATCGCGGTGGCGCGCGAGCATCAGCTGCGGGCGCAGCGGCTGGCGGCGGAGCAATTGCAGAACGCCCTGCAGACCCAGACCATGCTGTTGCAGGAGGTTCTGTCGGGCGGCTCGACCGCGGCTCTTTCCACCATGCTCGCCGGGCTGCTGCCGGATGCGATCCTGGTCGTGGATTTTGCCGGGAATGCGCTCACGGCCAGCCGCTCGCCGGTGCCGCTGCGCTACGACGATGCGGCCTGGCAGAGAGCACTCGACGGCGCGGTCGGCGCGCAGATCGCGGCTGGCGCTCGGGAGGCCGTGGCGGCCGGACGGGTCGAGCCGCAGAGCCTTCACCTCGATGACGGATCGCAGCGGACGCAGATCGCGGCAAGGATCGAGGCGCTCGATGTCGATGGCCAGCCGGTCGGCGCGCTGGTGATCTTTCCGGAGAGCGGGGAGAGCGCCGGAGACCTCCAGCGGCTCCTGCTCGACAGCGTGAAATTTGCGCTCAGCGTGCAGATGATGCGCAGCGTCATCCGCTTCCGCTTCGAGACGCGCACCCTGACCGAGCTCTTCTTCGAGATCGTCGAGCGGCGCTGGCGGGATGCCGACGACATCGTCCAGCGCGGCCGCCGGCTCGGGCTCGCGCTTGGCACGCCGGCGCGGATGATCGTGGTGGATTTTCCCGATGGCCCGACCCCGCCGGCCGATATCAGCGTCGACTGCCACCACGCCGTGACCCGGCTTGCACGCCAGATGAACCTGTCGATTAACGTCATTGCGGTCGGTGGCGGGCTCGTCTGCCTCGTTCCGGAGGGGAAGAGTGGGGGGCCCGAGCGGGCGGCGAAACTGGCGCACCGCATGGTCGAAGTCCTGCGCCACAGCTTCAGCCGCGAGCCGATCGTAGTGCTCGGCGGCGTCTGCGACGGGCTTGAGAGCTACCCGAAGGAATGGGAGCGTTGCTGGCGGATGATCCGGATCGCCCGCTCCTTCGGTCGCAGCGGGACCCTGTCGGCCTTCGACTTCGGTCCGATGCCGATGCTGATCGGCGCGGCCGAGTCGGCCGATGTGCGCAGCTTCGTCGACGGGGCGATAGGCACCCTGATCGCGCATGACCGCAAGCACAATACGCCTTATCTGGCGACGCTCGCAGCGTATCTGCGCGAGGGCTGTCGCGCCCAGGCCTGCGCCGACGCGATGGGGCTGCATGTCACGACCTTGCGCTACCGCCTCTCGCGCATCCAAGATCTCTTCGGCATCGATCCGGAAACGGCCGACAAGCGTTTTGCCATCGAGCTCGCCATCCGGCTGCACGGCGTCATCGAGAGTAGCGAAGTCACGGTGGCGTGAGAGATGTCTGTTCCATTGATCCGGCGAAACATTTCCTGAATTCGTCCGGCTGTTCCTAGGAAGCGAAGGGCCTTCTCGGCGCCTAGCCTCTTACCACGATCCTGCATTGATCGAGGTGAGGTGGATGCTCGCTACCGCGGAAAAGACGGCCCCTGCGATCGATCCAGTCGCGCTGCGCCGCGCTTTCGGCACCTTCGTGACCGGCGTCACCGTGATCACCACGCGCGATGCCGACGGCACCCCGCGGGGCATGACCGCGAACTCCTTCACCTCGGTCTCGCTCGATCCGCCTCTGCTCCTGGTCTGCGTCGGCAAGAGCGCCCATAGCTACGGCGCCTTCAACAACTCGGATTCCTTCGCGGTCAACCTGCTGCACGAGGCGCAAACCGACGTCTCGAACCTGTTCGCTTCCAAGGCTGCGAACAAGTTCGATACCGTCAATCACGACAGTGTCCACACCGGCGCGCCGGTGCTGACCGACTGCCTGACCTGGTTCGACTGCACGGTCCACAATCGTGTCGACGCCGGCGACCATGTCGTGCTGATCGGCGAGGTGCAGGCCTTCGGTACGAGCCCCTCACCGCCACTCGGCTTCTGCCGCGGCCGCTACGCCAATGTGAAGGACCCCCTGCCGCCCGGCTGGCTCGAGTCGCACGGCATGATCGTCGGCTATCTCATCGAGTCGGACGGGCAGCTTCTGCTTCGCGCCGACGGCAAGGGCGGCTGGGTGCTGCCGAGCGCCAAGCGCCGCATCGCCGACAACGAGCTGAAGCTCGACGGCGGCGATGCGCTGACGCTCGTGCCGGACGACACCTTCCTCTACTCCGTCTTCGACGTCAGCGACGGCGACCCAGGCTACCTGATCTACCGCGCCCGCCTCGCACTGGAATCAGCCTCCCTGGCGCTGTCAGCCGGGCTGCGCTTCTTTCCGGTCGACCAGCTTCCCTACGACGAGATCCCGACCCGAGAGATTAGTTCGATGCTGCGGCGCTACGCCCGCGAGAGCACCAGCAAGCGCTTCGGAATCTACATGGATTCCAACGATGGCGGCCGTCTCGCCATGGTCGGCGAGGCGCAGCCCTGGACCACCGTTCCGCAATCCTGAGCCGGTAAAGCGATCATGCAGACGACCGTCACTTCCCTCGAAGGTTCGCGCCAGGGTCTGTTCATCGACGGCGCCTTCGTCGCGCCGAAGAGCGGCGTCTATGTGCCGTCCTACGACCCGACAACGGCCGAGCCCTGGTACGAGTTTGCGCAGGGCGATGCCGCCGATGTCGACGCGGCCGTGCGCTCGGCGCGGGCCGCCTTCATCAACCCGGCCTGGCGCCGCATGACCCAGACCGAGCGCGGCAAGCTGGTGCGCCGGCTCGGCGAGCTCGTGCTCGCGAACGCCGACGAGCTGGCGATGATCGAGTGCCGCGACAACGGCAAGCTGCTCAAGGAGATGCGGGCCCAGATGCGGGCCATCCCGGATTCCTATCTCTACTTCGCCGGCATGGCAGACAAGCTCCAGGGCGACACGATCCCGGTCAACAAGCTCGACTCGCTGAACTTCAACCTGCGCGAGCCGCTCGGCGTGATCGGCATGATCATTCCATGGAACTCGCCGCTGATGATGCTGACCGGCACGCTCGCGCCCTGCCTCGCCATCGGCAACACCATCGTCGTGAAGCCCTCCGAGCATGCCACGGCCTCGAGCCTCGCACTCGCGGAGCTGGCGATCGAGGCCGGCATCCCCCCGGGGGTTCTCAACGTCATCACCGGCGACGGCGCCACCACCGGCGAGGCGCTGACGCGCCATCCCGGCATCGCCAAATACGTCTTCACCGGCTCGACCTTTACCGGCCGCAGGATTGCGGGCAACGCCGCGCAGAACTTAGCGCCCTGCCAGATGGAGCTGGGGGGCAAGTCGCCCCATGTCATCTTCTCCGATGTCGACATCGACCGGGCGGTGAATGGCGTCGTCTCCGGCGTCTTCGCCGCCGCCGGCCAGACCTGCGTCGCCGGCTCGCGCTGCTTCGTCGAGCAGCCGGTGTACGACCGCTTCGTCGAGGCGCTGGTCGCGCGCACGCGCCGCATGAAGGTCGGTCACCCGCAGACCGAGGACACCGATATCGGCCCGGTCGCGCTGGCGGCCCAGCTCGCCAAGGTCGAGGATTATGTTGGCTCCGGCGTGCGCGACGGCGCCAAGGTCGCGGCCGGCGGCCGCCGGCCACAGGACGGGGCGCTGGCGCGCGGCTGGTATTTCGAGCCGACCGTGATGGTCGAGGCGCGCAACGACATGCGCTTCATGCGCGAGGAGATCTTCGGGCCGGTCGTCGGCATCGTGCCGTTCAAGACCGAGGCCGAGATGATCCAGCTTGCCAACGACACCGAATACGGTCTCGCCTCCGGCATCTGGACCAAGGACATCGACCGGGCGATGCGCTTTGCCCGCGAGATCGATGCCGGCACCGTCTGGATCAACACCTACCGCTCTGCCGCCTACATGTCCGCCAATGGCGGCATGAAGAACAGCGGCTATGGCCGCCGCGGCGGCTTCGAGGTGATGCGCGAATTCTCGCGCCTCAAAAACGTTCTCATCGACTACTCGGGCGCCATGCAGGACCCGTTCGTCATTCGCCTGCGCTGAACTGTCCGCGACAGAAGCCAGAACGGAGGAAAGCCATGAAATTCGCCGTTTCCATCAGCATGGAGCGCTTCTCACCGGGCGAGTCCATGCAGGACGCCGTCAGGAATTTCCGCGCTCTGGCGAGGGTCGCCGACGAGGGCGGCTTCGAGACTTTGTGGACCGCCGAGCATCACACCATCGAGTGCACGATCTCGCCGAACCCGTTCCAGACGCTGACCTGGCTCGCCCAGCATACCGACCGCATCCGGCTCGGCACCGCAACGCTAGTCGCACCCTACTGGTCGCCGATCCGACTGGCCGGCGAGGCTGCGCTCTGCGACCATCTTACCGGCGGGCGCCTCGAATTCGGCATCGCCCGCGGCGCCTATCAATACGAGTTCGACCGGATGGCCGGCGGCATCCCGCAGCAGCAGGGTGTCGCCTTCATGCAGGAGCTCGTGCCGGCGGTGCAGAAACTCTGGGCGGGCGACTATGAGCATGACGGGCACTACTGGAAGTTTCCGCTCGCGACCTCGGTGCCCAAGCCCCTGCAGCAACCGCACCCGGCGATCTGGGTCGCGGCGCGCGATCCCGGCACTTTCGACTGGGCGATTGGCATCGGCGCCAACATCCTCTCGACGCCACTTTCGGCGCCGCCGGCCGAGGTCGGCGTGCTCGGTGAGAAGTTCCGCAAGGCGGTCGCCGACCATCCTGGGCGCCCCCGCCCACGCCTGATGATGCAGCGGCGCACCTGCGTCTATGACCGGCAGGCCGACTGGGAGCTCGCTGTCCGGCATTCGGTCGATTACGGCGGCTATTTCGAGAACCTGATGCAGAACAGCGGCACGGTGACGAACGGCTTCCCTGAGGCCATTCCCTTCGAGACCATCGCCAACCGCGACAACTACAATCCGCAGGCCGTGCGCGACAATCTGATGTTCGGCACGCCCGACGAGGTGATCCGCAAGCTCCAGGTCTATGAGGATGCCGGCGTCGATCAGTACTGCCTCGGCCTATCCTTCAACCTGCCTTTCGAGCTGCAGATGCGAACGCTGCGCCTCTTCATCGACGAGGTGATGCCCCATTTCGCCGCCCGCGAGCGGGACGAGGCCCAAGTGGCAGAACAAGGGCCGCGCCTTGCGGCCGTGGGGTACTGAGCCATGGCCGCGGGAACCTCAGCCGCCCGGCGCGCCGAACCGGCAGACGGGCCGCGGAGCCTGACCGTCGGCGGCGTAACGCTGAACTATCGCCTGCAGGGGCAGGGCGAGCCGCTCATCTGCGTCCACGGCGTCGGCTCCTATCTCGAGGCCTGGAAGGGCGTGGCGGAACGCCTCTCCGACCGCTTCCGCATCCTCAGTTTCGACCTGCGTGGCCATGGCCGCTCGAGCAAGGTGCGCGGGCGCTACGAGATCGACGATTTCGTCGGCGATGTGCTGGTGCTGGCCGATCATGCCGGCTTCGAAAGCTTCAACCTCGCCGGCTTCTCGCTTGGCGGGCTGATCGCGCAGCGACTTGCGCTGACGCATCAGCAGCGCGTCCGCCGGCTCGTGCTGCTGGCGACGGTGGCCGGACGCAACGAGGAGGAACGCGAGCGCGTCGCGACGCGGCTTGCGGCCCTGCAGGCCGGCGACCGCGGCTCGCATTACGACGCCTCGCTTTCGCGCTGGCTGACCGAAGGCTTCCAGGAGCGCAATCCCGAGCTGATCGCGAAGCTGCGCCAGCGCAATGCCGAGAACGACCCGGAGTGCTATGCTGCGGCCTATCGGGTGCTGGCGCAGACCGATTTTGGAGGGCTGCTCGACCAGATCCGCATCCCGGTCCTGATCGCGACAGGCGAGGAGGATGCCGGCTCCAATCCACGCATGGCGCTCTACATGCACGAGCGCATCTCCGGCTCGCAGCTGCACATTCTGCCGGGCCTGCGCCACTCGATCCTGACCGAGGCGCCCGAGCAGGTCGCCGGCCTGATGCGCAGCTTCCTCGGCGACGGCAGGGAGGGACAACGCGCATGATCGTCGAGGAACGGATCTATCGCATCCGCACCGGCCGCGTCGGCCGCTATCTCCAGCTGGTGCGGGAGGAGGGGCTGGAGATCCAGCAGCCGATCCTCGGCCATCTGGTCGGCTACTTCACCACCGAGATCGGACCGCTCAGCCACGTGACCCATCTCTGGGCCTATGCCGATTTCGAGGACAGGACGCGCCGGCGCCAGCAGCTCGCGGATGATCCGCGCTGGCAGGCCTTCCTGCCCAAGCTTTCGGAGACCATCGAGCAGGCCGAGAACCGGATCCTGCTGCCGACTGATTTCTCGCCGCTGCGCTAGCGGCGATCGCGTGCACCTTCCTTCGGGGGGACGAGGGAGGGCCTTCAGCCTCCTTCGGAACGACGGAAGACGCGCCATCCCGGCCGGCTCTTAACTGAGGTCGGCAGGCAGGTCGAACAAGCCCGGTGCAATCGGGCGCCGAGAGGAGGGGTTTCGGAGATGACCGAGCGACTGCAGATCCAGAATCTGTACAAGATATTCTCCAGCACGCCCGGGCCTGCGCTGGATATCCTGGCCAAGGGCGGCGACAAGAACGAAGTCTTCGAGAGGCTCGGCGCGGTCGTCGGCCTCAACAACGTCTCGCTGACGGTGCCCGAGGGCGCCATGTACATGGTCATGGGCCTGTCGGGCTCCGGCAAGTCCACGCTGGCGCGCTGCATCAATCGGCTCAACGAACCGAGCGCCGGCAAGATCCTGCTCGATGGTCGCGATATCGTGCCGCTCGGGGAAGAAGACCTGCGCGAGGTGCGCCGCACCCGCATCTCCATGGTCTTCCAGCACTTCGCGCTCCTGCCCAACAAGCGCGTCATCGAGAACGTCGAGTTCGGCCTCAAGCTGCGCGGCATCGCTCCGGCCGAGCGCCGGCGCCGCGCCGAGGAGGTGCTGACCGTGGTCGGCCTCGGCCGCTGGGGCTATCACTTTCCGCATGAGCTCTCGGGCGGCATGCGCCAGCGCGTCGGCCTCGCCCGCGCGCTCGCGACCGATGCGGACGT is drawn from Bosea sp. Tri-49 and contains these coding sequences:
- a CDS encoding amino acid ABC transporter permease — encoded protein: MIAETDDLTIVPRRHFGRLIGAAAVCLALAAIVRAFAVGQIEWDYVAEFLTVEAIMKGLVNTIVMAILAMLLGITLGVVFAVMRLSTNPVLSMTAVGYIWFFRAVPALLQLLLWFNLALVFPTIGIPGLFSFKTVDVMTPFVAALLGLGIQQGAFTAEVVRAGLLSVDNGQYEAAQTLGMTRLKLLRRIIMPQAMRVIVPPIGNEFIGMVKLTSLASVIQFAEILHSAQNIYYANSRVIELLIVAAIWYLVVVTILSLIQGRIEAYYARGVAAPARR
- a CDS encoding ABC transporter substrate-binding protein, with the translated sequence MTASFPAGRHLPAAAFTLALGLAAAAPASAQQGSGIPLPAALKSAGHIVVGIETTYPPMAYKDPKTNERIGFNVELVNAIAKELGVSVKWEEMSFEQLMTSLTTGRIDMIGTAISDLPSRRDKLTFVDYLATGAQPFALSAKAGELKSNADLCGKTVGAPRTTSYMPVTAAWSEKNCAGAGKPAITVNGTAGATATRLELKQGRLDAAVLGPEYVAYLMADEPNTYAFIGEPLNKTLFGLAFEKKNSDLRDAVAKATAVVMKNGSYQQALKKFGLERQSLSEPTIDAGQ
- a CDS encoding amino acid ABC transporter substrate-binding protein codes for the protein MKFVLKAALAGAAIALASGAQAQTLKTVKARGVLNCGIGTGLAGFGLADASGTWRGVNIEFCNSLAAAIFSDPAKVKFVSLSSKDRFTALQAGESDLVSATTTWTMSRDVQVGLNFRPIFYYDGQGFMVKKSTGIKSAKELSGASICIQQGTTTELNTADYFRKNNMKFEPVTFATNNEATEAYEAGRCDAFTTDQSGLYSERLRFKDASEHVVLPETISKEPLGYAVRHGDDQWFDIVSWAQYALVTAEELGITKTNIDEMRDKSDNPDVRRLLGKEGAFGQSLGLDNDWAYRIIKTAGNYAEIFDRNLGQQSPLKIARGQNALWMNGGLQYAPPIR
- a CDS encoding amino acid synthesis family protein: MDYGLRKISTFVEETFIEGGKTAGKPVRFVVVAAVLRNPWAGQGFVDNLRPEILRIAPHLGAELTRRLVAVMPAEQVEAYGKAAAVGSNGEIEHASALIHTLRFGNMFREAVKGTAYLSFTNTRNAPGALLSLPMIHKSETGKRSHFLTAQFQIPDAPAADEVLVAIGAADNSRAHPRLADRFQDMEEMKQELETA
- a CDS encoding helix-turn-helix domain-containing protein, producing the protein MADQASQMRSLRDVASRINSGGDLDTVLRDLIRAACEHGGWALGSIMAIDAAHGEAHVIVRHDPTLLRRPLENRWELATSPALIALQRNEPVYIRDARASDEFPGYRREAFERDYRTVLVLPMSCFDAQGRPMVLNVVSRGVTDVSGDDLAFMSMIVHLGGIAVAREHQLRAQRLAAEQLQNALQTQTMLLQEVLSGGSTAALSTMLAGLLPDAILVVDFAGNALTASRSPVPLRYDDAAWQRALDGAVGAQIAAGAREAVAAGRVEPQSLHLDDGSQRTQIAARIEALDVDGQPVGALVIFPESGESAGDLQRLLLDSVKFALSVQMMRSVIRFRFETRTLTELFFEIVERRWRDADDIVQRGRRLGLALGTPARMIVVDFPDGPTPPADISVDCHHAVTRLARQMNLSINVIAVGGGLVCLVPEGKSGGPERAAKLAHRMVEVLRHSFSREPIVVLGGVCDGLESYPKEWERCWRMIRIARSFGRSGTLSAFDFGPMPMLIGAAESADVRSFVDGAIGTLIAHDRKHNTPYLATLAAYLREGCRAQACADAMGLHVTTLRYRLSRIQDLFGIDPETADKRFAIELAIRLHGVIESSEVTVA
- a CDS encoding flavin reductase; the protein is MLATAEKTAPAIDPVALRRAFGTFVTGVTVITTRDADGTPRGMTANSFTSVSLDPPLLLVCVGKSAHSYGAFNNSDSFAVNLLHEAQTDVSNLFASKAANKFDTVNHDSVHTGAPVLTDCLTWFDCTVHNRVDAGDHVVLIGEVQAFGTSPSPPLGFCRGRYANVKDPLPPGWLESHGMIVGYLIESDGQLLLRADGKGGWVLPSAKRRIADNELKLDGGDALTLVPDDTFLYSVFDVSDGDPGYLIYRARLALESASLALSAGLRFFPVDQLPYDEIPTREISSMLRRYARESTSKRFGIYMDSNDGGRLAMVGEAQPWTTVPQS
- a CDS encoding aldehyde dehydrogenase produces the protein MQTTVTSLEGSRQGLFIDGAFVAPKSGVYVPSYDPTTAEPWYEFAQGDAADVDAAVRSARAAFINPAWRRMTQTERGKLVRRLGELVLANADELAMIECRDNGKLLKEMRAQMRAIPDSYLYFAGMADKLQGDTIPVNKLDSLNFNLREPLGVIGMIIPWNSPLMMLTGTLAPCLAIGNTIVVKPSEHATASSLALAELAIEAGIPPGVLNVITGDGATTGEALTRHPGIAKYVFTGSTFTGRRIAGNAAQNLAPCQMELGGKSPHVIFSDVDIDRAVNGVVSGVFAAAGQTCVAGSRCFVEQPVYDRFVEALVARTRRMKVGHPQTEDTDIGPVALAAQLAKVEDYVGSGVRDGAKVAAGGRRPQDGALARGWYFEPTVMVEARNDMRFMREEIFGPVVGIVPFKTEAEMIQLANDTEYGLASGIWTKDIDRAMRFAREIDAGTVWINTYRSAAYMSANGGMKNSGYGRRGGFEVMREFSRLKNVLIDYSGAMQDPFVIRLR
- a CDS encoding LLM class flavin-dependent oxidoreductase, which translates into the protein MKFAVSISMERFSPGESMQDAVRNFRALARVADEGGFETLWTAEHHTIECTISPNPFQTLTWLAQHTDRIRLGTATLVAPYWSPIRLAGEAALCDHLTGGRLEFGIARGAYQYEFDRMAGGIPQQQGVAFMQELVPAVQKLWAGDYEHDGHYWKFPLATSVPKPLQQPHPAIWVAARDPGTFDWAIGIGANILSTPLSAPPAEVGVLGEKFRKAVADHPGRPRPRLMMQRRTCVYDRQADWELAVRHSVDYGGYFENLMQNSGTVTNGFPEAIPFETIANRDNYNPQAVRDNLMFGTPDEVIRKLQVYEDAGVDQYCLGLSFNLPFELQMRTLRLFIDEVMPHFAARERDEAQVAEQGPRLAAVGY
- a CDS encoding alpha/beta fold hydrolase, translated to MAAGTSAARRAEPADGPRSLTVGGVTLNYRLQGQGEPLICVHGVGSYLEAWKGVAERLSDRFRILSFDLRGHGRSSKVRGRYEIDDFVGDVLVLADHAGFESFNLAGFSLGGLIAQRLALTHQQRVRRLVLLATVAGRNEEERERVATRLAALQAGDRGSHYDASLSRWLTEGFQERNPELIAKLRQRNAENDPECYAAAYRVLAQTDFGGLLDQIRIPVLIATGEEDAGSNPRMALYMHERISGSQLHILPGLRHSILTEAPEQVAGLMRSFLGDGREGQRA
- a CDS encoding NIPSNAP family protein, with the protein product MIVEERIYRIRTGRVGRYLQLVREEGLEIQQPILGHLVGYFTTEIGPLSHVTHLWAYADFEDRTRRRQQLADDPRWQAFLPKLSETIEQAENRILLPTDFSPLR